TCAGTGCCCTTGCCAAATTGCTTCAAACTTGGAGGCCCTTTGTAAGCATGTTACATATCATATCCCCTGTACAACCCCTGATGACAGCATGTGTACTCTGTAGATTTAAGAAATCTCTCATTTCTCACCCGTTCTCCGCTTGTATTCCTCTTCAGTTATCCCATACCAGATAAAATTACCATCAGGAGGCAGGTGGTAATTGCCCTCCTTTATCTGTCTCATGTTCCGACGCTCCCTCTTCATGGTTGTCCATTGCATTCCTATCATACTCTTTCCCAGCCCCATCCCTGGATCAGGCCTCAACCCAACTGCCGCTACTTCCCTTGACTCAAGGGCACTGAGAAAGTCAACTGCGGTTTTGAGAGCAACCTTAATCACATTCTCGTTGAGCTTGGTGGCAAAGGTCAGGATCTTGTCTTGTGGGATAGCCTGGAAATCAATGGGTGCGCTCAAGTCTCCCTCCATCCCCGTCCGGACCAGAAAGACTGGCAGGCTGCCAATCTCTGCTGATGGCTGGTACCGACAACGAACAGGAACAACGATCAAGAGAAGAGCCTTAAACAGATGTTGGAGAACATAGCGCTGGGTTGGATTTTCCCTGGCGATAGTTTCTCTGCAGCCTCTTTCGTTGCTCATCTCGTATTTCCTCCGGACAATGGGTTCTGTGAGATAAAGTTTCGGATAAGCCTCGACGGCAGCATAGAGGGCCTTGTTGAGTGAGATGAACTCGTCGATAGAATCTTGCGTGGGGTCGAGGTGGTCGCTTTCTGCATAGTGTGTGTGGTATGCATCTTTGAGGTAGAGAAGTTTGCAAAGGAAGCACCGCCCTTCAATCTCGGTTCGATACGGTTTGAACCATCGGCGATAGATGTGATTGTGAAGAAAAGTATAGACCGGCCCCATACTTGCGGGCGCCGGCACAAAGTAGAGAGGGAATGACTTATTGTACATGTCTTCATATTGGTAGGGAACCAAACCTTTCAGGTTTGGCTGGGCGAGTCCTTCAGCTGATATGCCGAAGAGACAGCGTTGGTAGATGTAGTGGTGATGGTCACTTTCTGCAGAGCAACGAGTGTTTCAATTCTTAAAGTCTggatccttctcctcggcaatTCGCTCCCAATAAGAAAGACGAGGCTCAGTCTTGGTCCTGGTTCGACAACTGTGGTCTGTTCAGAGGTAACCATCTTGAGGTATGTCGAGAATAAATGGTGGAGGGTCTGTTGAGGGTaagatgagatgggagaTGAAGAATGAGGTTGTGACTATGAGTAGGTCTGGAGGTAAAGTTCTGGTGTAGGTgagaaaataaaagaaacGAATGCATGCTCTCTAAATATTTGATGGCTTGGGTGACTGACTGAAAGCATGAAAGAGGAGCAAACTTTGTTTTGCTCCAGTCAACTGCCACAGCAATCAGGCTTTGCTAGTGTACCAAGCGCCGCACTCAAAACGAAACCATgattatataaaaaaagaTATCGCTGCAGTGGCGTTCTTTGTGTAAAAGAAGCCAAAAGAAACCACCATCGCTAAGATGGAATAAAGTAAGCAAAAGAATATGGGAACTGTGAGGCTCGAACTCACGACCTCAGGATAACTCTGGTGTTGCACATCCAGATCATACATTCGTATGAGACCTGCGCTCTTCCAACTGAGCCAAGCTCCCTGTACAACTTGACATATCCTGATTGGTGGAGATTAGCCTCATGAAGTGTTTTGGTCCAACCAAGAGTCAATGACGAGCAAAGATCCCCTTTCCAAGATAACACACTCCCTCACAGCAGAACCGACCACCCAATATGTACAAGTCTCATCACATGCAGAATTGCAGCCAAGAACATTGAAAAGCAGAGGGGAATCATTTCATTCAGGTCCGGTTGCCGCAGTCAGGcaaccccatcgtcatcatcgatCATCTAGGTGTAGTAAAGCAGATCTACTACTGTGTGCTATGGTACAGAGAGGTATATCGGAAAGAACCCAACGTG
This window of the Podospora pseudoanserina strain CBS 124.78 chromosome 3, whole genome shotgun sequence genome carries:
- a CDS encoding hypothetical protein (EggNog:ENOG503PFFA) — translated: MGPVYTFLHNHIYRRWFKPYRTEIEGRCFLCKLLYLKDAYHTHYAESDHLDPTQDSIDEFISLNKALYAAVEAYPKLYLTEPIVRRKYEMSNERGCRETIARENPTQRYVLQHLFKALLLIVVPVRCRYQPSAEIGSLPVFLVRTGMEGDLSAPIDFQAIPQDKILTFATKLNENVIKVALKTAVDFLSALESREVAAVGLRPDPGMGLGKSMIGMQWTTMKRERRNMRQIKEGNYHLPPDGNFIWYGITEEEYKRRTGEK